The Canis lupus dingo isolate Sandy chromosome 26, ASM325472v2, whole genome shotgun sequence genome has a segment encoding these proteins:
- the LOC112677019 gene encoding RIMS-binding protein 3A-like, whose amino-acid sequence MTKDSPSPSGGGRATPKKPSSPGPSAAVLEEQRRELEKLRAELEAERARGRAERQRFASQARQLREAAERERQQLVDHLRSKWEAQRGRELRQLQEDVLREREAEIRQLLRWKEAEMRQLRQLLHRERDGVLRQARELQRQLAEELVNRGYCGRAGAPEVAAAQCSCRLQEVLAQLRWDTDGEQASRIRHLQAALDVERQLFLKYILEHFRWHPALPGSHDPQASHASEESPPHTAGDAHGPPKSVCGLESLDADSLSSGVRVRSRSLDVVPAGCSTSPDGLLHARAGSLDSLAPARSRSLDSTLSCPKESEEQASSPGASIVGSPSPPPPPPPPPSEHRRPSDPPGEDSGSQPCEAGTPSPPGLDYQELLKRNSELSEALQVLARRCSSLREENTQLRRAGFQDKSDKVKRLKVKHAELTGLARRLEDRARKLQETNLRAVSAPVPGESLAGLELCQAFSRQRARDLSEQASALLAKDKEIEELRQECHLLQASVASGFGSGLRPGGGAAQAQAQWLNISELDRLQRESQREVLRLQRQLTRQQATSSARAEADGQGAPCEEARRQVQALELELGARRRDCEELGAQAAAARRRSEEAETQLQAALREGARLAQENARLQAQADWTRKVAAENNDVRGQLGRACQERDAAGMLAEQLLQQAARGQDRQQQLQHDLQKALHDLQAAREEMLALHGQPGRPLQEAPEAPQAPEVQVRESGRTELQPGPEDQASSQRSRDKRESLEASPLESPVAVGEPGSDPQGPDKVPANRPLDSRSQAKKASSQSNSSSEVESVWATVPSCPTLDMDTASEVEDLEPDSVSSTLERGDPEAPLAPKLKIFLARYSYNPFKGPNEHPESELPLTAGDYVYIFGDMDEDGFYEGELEDGQRGLVPSNLVEQIPDSDILGCLHSKSSDFGPTRLPPGQGTRLKEDTGHSLLPWKAQEAMDKGPCQMVRAGSQAEVATEISDAMIEDSWLGLLRCVEEKGFSRPLLGPRGVLCMAPTQLHLQSVAATSAKITWVHSSSSYIHMVYLNDQEHALTPAGVSCYTFHSLRPGERYEARVEVQLPWDLLQVHWETMSSTITFNTPLAGPPDPPLDVLVERHASPGLLVVSWLPVTIDSAGSSNGVQVTGYSVYADGLKVAEVADATAGSILLELSQVQLPMMSQNVSVRTMSLWGESLDSVPAQIPQDCFTCHQLPETSSFNYTCGDPSICRVTVPVCSQRLALAPVNAKTSSHTPGSCGEPQAKFLEAFTEEPPKRQSPGPSLSPERECASAGSASQAQGLTEAQEVCRKDLLFQQSSPNHRPPLPSGQSRKEEDHYWHTGTRQSPASGVIHLFPECRLKKELYPEKPALEKILRQKQDPQVFIPPQLDTSQPYVSDFHDILQKEEEAAVCFSLWGTERREQRKEFKTQNGRGQALGGKRECQLPKSSPALCPAPSSKVIKISRGAPSPLGTGVDTLVRVFVALFDYDPLVMSANPEVAEDELAFQKGQLLRVWGSQDPCGFYHGECNGQVGNIPGHLVAEVKVGTEQTDGRWHLPVQEYLPPVAHLDDFGELTSPQGSFPIPQGNPRMSPLWTPTTMMAALDYDPKDGCAGGRVKGKLSLRAGDVVTVYGPVDEKGFYYGESGGHRGLVPAHLLDHLSFHGE is encoded by the coding sequence ATGACCAAAGACTCGCCCAGCCCTTCGGGCGGCGGCCGCGCGACACCCAAGAAGCCGAGTAGTCCGGGTCCGTCGGCGGCGGTGCTGGAGGAGCAAAGGCGGGAGCTGGAGAAGCTGCGGGCGGAGCTGGAGGCCGAgcgggcgcgcgggcgggcggaGAGGCAGCGCTTCGCGTCCCAGGCGCGCCAGCTGCGGGAGGCGGCCGAGCGGGAGCGGCAGCAGCTGGTCGACCATCTGCGCTCCAAGTGGGAGGCTCAGCGCGGCCGGGAGCTGCGGCAGCTGCAGGAGGACGTGCTGCGGGAGCGCGAGGCCGAGATCCGGCAGCTGCTGCGCTGGAAAGAGGCCGAGATGCGGCAGCTGCGGCAGCTGCTGCACCGCGAGCGCGACGGCGTCCTGCGCCAGGCCCGGGAGCTGCAGCGCCAGCTGGCCGAGGAGTTGGTGAACCGTGGCTACTGTGGCCGCGCGGGGGCGCCCGAGGTCGCTGCTGCTCAGTGCAGCTGTCGCCTTCAGGAAGTGCTGGCACAGCTCCGCTGGGACACCGACGGCGAGCAGGCTTCACGTATCCGACACCTGCAGGCGGCGCTGGACGTGGAGCGCCAGCTCTTCCTCAAGTACATCCTAGAGCACTTCCGCTGGCATCCCGCTTTGCCCGGCTCCCACGATCCGCAAGCCTCGCACGCTTCGGAAGAGTCGCCCCCCCATACCGCCGGCGACGCCCACGGGCCCCCAAAGTCCGTCTGTGGACTCGAATCCCTGGATGCTGACAGCCTGAGCTCTGGCGTCCGCGTGCGCTCCCGCTCCCTAGACGTGGTGCCCGCCGGGTGCTCCACCTCCCCAGACGGCCTGCTCCACGCGCGCGCCGGCTCTCTGGATTCCTTGGCACCAGCGCGTTCCCGCTCTCTCGACAGCACCCTCAGTTGCCCCAAGGAATCCGAGGAGCAGGCCTCCTCGCCAGGCGCCTCCATCGTAGGCTCCCCGagtccgccgccgccgccgccgccgccgccatccgAGCACAGGAGACCTAGCGATCCGCCGGGAGAAGATTCCGGGAGCCAGCCCTGCGAAGCCGGGACCCCCTCGCCGCCGGGCCTGGACTACCAGGAGCTGCTGAAGCGGAACTCGGAGCTGTCCGAGGCGTTGCAGGTGCTGGCACGCCGCTGCTCCAGCCTGCGGGAGGAGAACACGCAGCTGCGGCGCGCAGGCTTCCAGGACAAGTCGGACAAGGTGAAGCGGCTCAAGGTGAAGCACGCGGAGCTTACAGGCCTCGCGCGGCGCCTGGAGGACCGAGCCCGAAAGCTGCAAGAAACCAACCTGCGGGCTGTGAGCGCGCCGGTGCCGGGCGAGAGCCTCGCTGGCCTGGAGCTGTGCCAGGCCTTTTCCCGCCAGCGCGCCCGGGACTTGTCGGAGCAGGCGAGCGCGCTGCTGGCCAAGGACAAGGAGATCGAAGAGCTGCGACAGGAGTGCCACTTGCTGCAGGCAAGCGTCGCCTCGGGCTTCGGCAGTGGCCTGCGCCCTGGCGGGGGTGCCGCCCAAGCCCAAGCCCAGTGGCTCAACATCAGCGAGTTGGACCGGCTGCAGCGCGAGTCCCAGCGGGAGGTGCTGCGCCTGCAGAGACAGTTGACGCGGCAGCAGGCCACCAGCAGCGCCCGAGCCGAGGCGGACGGCCAGGGCGCACCGTGCGAGGAGGCGCGGCGCCAGGTGCAGgcgctggagctggagctgggcgCGCGGCGGCGCGACTGTGAGGAGCTGGGCGCCCAGGCGGCAGCGGCGCGGCGGCGCAGCGAGGAGGCCGAGACGCAGCTGCAGGCGGCGCTCCGCGAGGGGGCCCGGCTGGCCCAGGAGAACGCGCGGTTGCAGGCCCAGGCCGACTGGACGCGGAAGGTGGCGGCCGAGAACAACGACGTGCGCGGGCAGCTGGGCCGCGCGTGCCAGGAGCGCGACGCCGCCGGCATGCTGGCGGAGCAGCTGCTGCAGCAGGCGGCGCGCGGGCAGGACAGGCAGCAACAGCTGCAGCACGACCTGCAGAAGGCCCTGCACGATCTCCAGGCTGCTCGCGAGGAGATGCTAGCGCTTCACGGTCAGCCTGGGCGCCCTCTCCAGGAAGCCCCAGAGGCCCCGCAAGCCCCCGAGGTTCAAGTTAGAGAGAGCGGAAGGACCGAGCTCCAGCCGGGGCCTGAAGACCAAGCATCCTCACAGCGCAGCAGAGACAAGCGGGAGAGTCTGGAAGCTTCTCCGCTGGAAAGCCCAGTTGCCGTCGGGGAGCCAGGCAGTGACCCTCAAGGGCCAGACAAAGTCCCAGCCAATCGACCTCTGGACTCCAGGTCCCAGGCTAAGAAAGCTAGCTCCCAGTCGAACTCTTCCTCTGAGGTGGAGTCCGTGTGGGCCACAGTGCCATCTTGTCCTACTCTGGATATGGACACAGCCAGCGAGGTGGAGGATCTCGAGCCTGACAGTGTGTCCTCCACCTTGGAAAGGGGGGACCCAGAGGCCCCCCTGGCTCCCAAGCTCAAGATCTTCCTGGCTCGGTATAGCTACAATCCTTTTAAGGGCCCTAATGAGCATCCAGAGAGTGAGCTGCCCCTGACAGCTGGGGACTATGTATATATCTTTGGGGACATGGATGAAGACGGTTTTTATGAAGGGGAGCTTGAGGATGGCCAACGGGGGCTGGTGCCCTCCAACCTGGTGGAGCAGATTCCAGACAGTGACATCCTGGGCTGCCTGCACTCCAAATCCTCTGACTTTGGCCCCACTCGACTCCCACCTGGACAGGGCACGCGTTTGAAGGAGGACACTGGTCACAGCTTATTGCCTTGGAAAGCCCAGGAGGCTATGGACAAGGGGCCATGCCAGATGGTGAGGGCAGGCTCCCAGGCAGAAGTGGCAACAGAGATCTCAGATGCCATGATAGAAGACAGCTGGCTGGGCTTGCTGCGGTGTGTGGAGGAGAAGGGCTTCTCCAGACCCCTCCTGGGACCCCGAGGGGTTCTTTGCATGGCCCCCACGCAACTACACCTGCAAAGTGTTGCAGCCACATCGGCTAAGATTACCTGGGtgcacagcagcagcagctacaTCCACATGGTGTATCTCAATGACCAGGAGCATGCCCTGACCCCAGCAGGTGTGAGCTGCTACACCTTCCACAGCCTGCGTCCTGGTGAGCGGTACGAGGCACGGGTGGAGGTGCAGCTGCCTTGGGACTTGCTGCAGGTGCACTGGGAAACAATGTCCTCTACCATCACCTTCAACACGCCCCTGGCAGGACCCCCTGACCCTCCCCTGGATGTGCTGGTGGAGCGCCATGCCTCACCAGGCCTCCTGGTGGTCAGCTGGCTCCCCGTAACCATCGACTCTGCTGGGTCATCCAATGGCGTCCAGGTCACTGGCTACTCTGTGTATGCTGACGGGCTCAAGGTTGCGGAGGTTGCTGATGCCACTGCCGGGAGCATCCTGCTGGAACTTTCCCAGGTCCAGCTGCCCATGATGTCCCAGAATGTCTCTGTGAGAACCATGTCACTTTGGGGAGAGTCCCTGGATTCAGTGCCGGCCCAGATCCCTCAGGACTGCTTCACTTGTCACCAGCTGCCAGAGACTTCTTCCTTTAACTACACCTGTGGTGACCCATCTATCTGCAGAGTCACTGTCCCCGTCTGTTCTCAGAGGCTGGCGCTGGCTCCTGTGAATGCCAAAACCAGCTCCCATACTCCTGGAAGCTGCGGGGAGCCCCAGGCCAAGTTTCTAGAAGCTTTCACTGAAGAGCCCCCAAAGAGGcagtccccagggcccagcctgaGTCCAGAAAGAGAATGTGCAAGTGCAGGGTCTGCCAGCCAAGCCCAGGGGCTTACAGAGGCCCAGGAGGTCTGCAGAAAGGACCTGCTCTTCCAGCAGAGTTCCCCAAACCACAGACCACCTCTGCCCAGTGGCCAGTCTAGGAAAGAAGAAGACCACTACTGGCACACGGGCACCAGACAAAGCCCTGCTTCTGGAGTCATTCATCTGTTTCCAGAGTGTAGGCTCAAAAAAGAACTGTATCCGGAAAAGCCTGCCCTTGAGAAGATCCTTAGGCAAAAGCAAGATCCCCAAGTGTTCATCCCTCCCCAACTGGACACCAGCCAACCATATGTGTCAGATTTCCATGACATTttgcagaaggaggaggaggcggcggtgTGCTTCAGTCTATGGGGCACAGAGAGGCGAGAGCAGAGAAAGGAGTTTAAGACTCAGAATGGGAGAGGTCAGGCTCTGGGGGGCAAGAGAGAGTGCCAGCTCCCGAAGTCCAGCCCAGCCCTTTGTCCAGCTCCGTCCAGCAAAGTCATTAAGATTTCCAGGGGTGCCCCCTCACCACTGGGGACAGGGGTGGACACTCTGGTCAGGGTCTTCGTGGCCCTCTTTGATTATGACCCTCTGGTGATGTCTGCCAACCCCGAGGTTGCAGAGGACGAGCTGGCCTTCCAGAAAGGGCAGTTGCTGAGAGTGTGGGGCTCTCAGGACCCTTGTGGCTTCTACCACGGTGAATGCAATGGGCAAGTGGGCAACATACCTGGCCACCTGGTGGCCGAGGTGAAGGTGGGCACAGAGCAGACTGATGGGAGATGGCATTTGCCAGTGCAAGAGTACCTGCCACCTGTGGCCCACCTCGACGACTTTGGGGAGCTCACCAGCCCCCAGGGCTCCTTTCCTATACCCCAAGGGAACCCGAGGATGTCACCACTGTGGACTCCAACAACTATGATGGCGGCTTTGGACTATGACCCCAAGGATGGGTGTGCAGGGGGCAGGGTGAAGGGCAAGCTGTCACTGAGGGCAGGGGATGTGGTCACGGTCTACGGGCCTGTGGATGAAAAGGGATTCTATTATGGGGAGTCAGGTGGTCACAGGGGCCTGGTCCCAGCCCACCTCCTGGATCACCTTTCCTTCCATGGAGAGTGA